Genomic window (Spirosoma sp. KCTC 42546):
GGCTTTTATCCGTTTCTGGGTCTCAACTTCGTGGCCAGAAATTTCAGGAAACCGGTGAAGCTCGTGCCTGAATTGTGTGAATATGTTGGAAATAGGTGAAGACATATTGCTAAGATTCGCCTGGCGCGGGTATTCATCCGTGCCAATTAATAAACGCGAGTGTATACTCGCTTCATTGAAAGGCACGGGTGAATACCCGCGCCAGCCCCTTACATCTTAAGCCATTCCCGAAAACTAGCTGGTTGGCGATCTATACAGCTATAATAGGCAGCCAAAACACTGTTGATAAGGAGGCAAATTAGTACCGTTACTACCTGGCCTTTTCCACTTTTCATAGGAATAACCATGGCAAACATCACCCCCCAAACAATCATCATGAGGATGCAGACTATTACTTTCTTGAATTTCGCCATAGTGATTATTTGTTGCTGGCGCAGGTAAATACCTACGCCAGATTCCATTATCTACTGCCTGAATACTTAGCGGGTTCGCTGTTCTTGGGTGTGCTTTTCTGGATGAATTTCCGAAGCCGCTCGTTGCTCGTAGCCAGGTCTTCTTTGCGGAGGTACATCATGTGGCCACTCCGGTAGCCTTCCCACTCCATCCGGTCTTTTAACTTGCCGCCAGCATCCAGTTGCCACAGGTTGTATTTGGCATTGAAATAGTCGCAGGCACCATCGTAATAGCCCGATTGCACCAGCAAGTGCAAATAGGGGTTCTGGGCCATAGCCTGTCGAAGATTTTCACCGGTATGGTTGTTCGTATTGTCCCAGGGGAATGTAGGGCCGAACATGTAGTATTTCAGATCGGTTTTGTAATTGAGTTCTTCACGCATGAACAGGTTGATGGCGGGCGTAAACGAGTGCAACCAAGACGTCAGTTCCGCGTTGTATTCAGGGCCAATACCGGCATCTTTACTGTCGATACCCAAGTAGCGTGAATCCAGGCGACCAACTGTCTGGCCTTTACTCCGAAGCAGTTCTTTCCAGAAAAAGTTAGTAGGTATATCCAGATTCTGTTGTAGCACCGCCGTTTCCGACAAGCCCGAATACCGCGCTACTTTGGCTGCTATCTCCTTCCGTTTTTGGTCACTTAGTGAACCCCCTAACGCGAGGGCTGGCAGGTATTCCTGAATGGCAAAGGCTTCGACCTCGGGCAGAAAATCCGTCAAATCCTTCTTTTGTAAATCAGCCGATAGCGCCTTATGATACCAGGCTGTAGCGGCAAAATAAGGCAATTTCAATACGCCCTGGGCCGGACCATCCCGCTCGATGCCCAAGCCCGTTGGCGACACTAAAATGACCCCGTTCAGGTACATCCAGTGAGCGTTCTGTAACTCCAGCGCTAGCCCCGACACTCGAGCCGTGCCGTAGCTTTCACCAATCAGGTATTTGGGTGACGACCACCGGTTGTACCGACTCACAAATGTATTGATCCAGTCGGCCAGATACTTGATATCGGCATTGACGCCAAAGAACAATTTCGCCGATGGAACATCTTTATTGACAGGGCGCGAAAATCCGGTGTTGACCGGATCAACATACACAATATCGGCCACGTCCAATATTGAGTGAGGGTTGTCTTTGATGCCATAGGGCTGAACGGGGTAGCCTTCATCATCAACTTTCAGAATACGCGGGCCCGTATAGCCAATCATCATCCAGACCGATGCGGTACCGGGGCCGCCGTTGAACGAAATGACGAGTGGACGGGTAGCTCGGTCAGCCACATCGGAGCGCTCGAAGTAGGTAAAAAAGACGCCCGCAACCGGTTTGCCTTCTTCATCCCAAACCGGAATGGTACCGGCCGTTGCTTTATAGGGAACCCGCTGCCCTTTAATTGTGACCTGTCCGTTGGTAACAACCTGCGAGTCAATGTTTAAGGTACGGGATAAAGAAGACGGCTTTTCGTCTTTGGGAGGTTGCTTTTCGGCAGTAACTGGTTTCTGTGCGAATGAGCTGGTAATAAAGAGGTAACAGGTAAGCCAAACTAAGGAAACTTGTTTCATGGATATGACGTGATTGACGAGTGTACGGGTAAAAGACAAACAGACAAAATGCCCTTTTTGATCGAAGATAAGGAGAATAGAAGAAAAGTTTTTCAAGCGAGTAGACCTGAACAAAGTAAAAGTTGTACTTAACCGAATTGATGCACTATTGGCCTGTAACTTTCCGTATTTTAGCCCATTAGCCTACTCAAACTACTTCATGAAACAAATCTTCCTGCTTCTGCTGATGGCCAGTTATGGTGTTTCGGCTCAGTCGCTGTCGAAACCCGAAACGGCTGTTATTGCCACCGTAAAAAAGCAACTACCCGAAACCGAAGCCTTTCTGGAAAAAGTCGTCAATATCAACAGCGGCACCCTCAATAAAGAAGGTGTTCGGCAGGTTGGGAAATTAATGTCCGATGAATTCGACAAACTGGGCTTCAAAACCGAATGGGTCACGTTGCCTGACTCGCTCAACCGGGCAGGGCATCTGGTTGCCACCCGGCAGGGAAAGAAAGGAAAAAAGCTCTTCCTGATTGGCCACCTGGACACGGTGTTTGAAAAGAGCTTACCCATGGAACCCTTCACCCGAATCAACGACTCCACCGCATCCGGGCAAGGTGTTGCCGATATGAAAGGGGGCGACGTGGTGGTCATTGCCGCTCTCAAAGCCTTACACGCCCAAAAACTGCTCGACAATACGTCCATCACCATTTACTTTACAGGTGACGAAGAGAGTTCGGGCGGCTCAGAAAGTCGGCGAGATTTCATTGAACGGGCGAGAAAATGTGATATAGCCCTGGCTTTTGAAACGGCACAAGGACTGAGTAGTGTTACCACAGGTCGGCGGGGTTCGAGCGGCTGGACGCTGAATGTAAAAGCCCGCACAGGCCACTCATCCCGAATTTTTAGTGACCTGGGCTATGGAGCTATTTATGAAGCGGTTCGGATTCTGAATGAGTTCCGGCGGACGCTGGGACAGGAGCAATACTTAACGTTCAACCCTGGCCTGATTGTGGGTGGTTCGGAGGTACATTACGATGAAAAAACAGCCAAAGCCGAAACGATTGGCAAAACGAATATTGTGGCGGGCACGGCATTGGTTAAAGGTGATCTGCGTTTCCTAACCGAAACCCAGAAAGAAAACGCCCGGGCCAAAATGCGCGAAATCGTTGATAAAAGCCTGCCACTTACCAAAGCCACCATTTCGTTTACCGATGGCATTCCGGGTATGGAGCCTTCCGCTGCCAATGATGACTTACGAAAGCAAGTAGACAAACTCAGTAAGGATATGGGTCTTGGCCCCGTAAGCGCCTTTGATCCGGGTGCACGGGGCGCTGGCGATGTATCGTTTGTGGCCCAATATATGCCGTGTCTGGATGGTTTAGGTGCATCGGGAAAGGGAACACACAGCATCGAAGAAACGATGAATACCAAAGAGTTTCCGCTATTGATTCAGCGAGCAGCTTTGTTCATTTATCGGCTGACGAGGTAGGAGTTTGCCCGCGGCAGATACAACGATTGTCGTGGGCAGTTCGCTGGGGGGTACCTAACGCAGTACGTGCTGGCTACCTATCCACAACGGGTTAACAAGGCCGTTCTGGGTAATACGTTTCCGAAGAACGATATCTACGAAGAAACGAATAAAACGAAGGTTGCCGTTGCGTTCTGGTTATCGGAATGGCTCGTGATGACGAGCTTACGACGAAACTTGATTGACGTTGCTATTCCCACATCTGAAAACAACCCAGTAGCCAAAGCGCAACTGCTCGAAAATACCTACGGACGTATGTCGAAGTTCCAGTTTTTAGCTCGTTATCACTGCGTGATTGATAAATTTCAGCCCATCGACGGGAAGCAAACGTCGATTTCCTTACTGATCCTGGAGTCAGACAATGACCCACTGGTTTCGGTTGATTTACGCACGAATTTGAAACAGTATTATACGTCGGCACAGGTGCCTACTTTTCATAACAAAGGGCATTTCCCCTGCCTGAATGTTAAGGATGACTACAACACCGTGTTGAGGGAATTTTGGTCAAACTAGTTTTAACCACAGAGCAGTTAAAACTAGTTTGTTATAGTCTCATTATCAATTAATTTAACTTACATTTCTCATGAAGTATCTTCTCCTTTTTCTGCTTGTTTTCAGTGTCAGCCTTTCGGTATCAGGGCAGCACAAACAGATTGTGAAGCCCCGAAAAGCACCCGCTATGCCGTACCCGTTCAGTATGGGGGTTATCAGCAACGGCCTTTTATTTGTATCGGGTCAGGTGGGCACCGACCCGCAAACCAGCAAAGTAGTTTCGGGTGGCGTTGAGGCCGAAACGGCGCAAACCATCCAGAATATAAAAAGCATTCTGGAAGATGCTGGCGCTTCGCTCGATGACGTAGTGAGCGTAACGGTCTATTTGAGCAATATGGACGACTTCGCCAAGATGAACACCGTGTATAAGCAATTCTTCAAGGAAGGGGCCTATCCCGCCCGAACAACTATAGGCGTGGCCAAACTGGTATTCGGAGCCAGTGTTGAAATGACCATGACTGCTGCCATGCCTCAAGGGAAGAAATAAGGAATTAAGTGAGGTTGAGAGGATTTGTAATCTATACATAAAACTCAAGAGTAGTTTTTTGTCATCTCGACGTAAGGAGAGATCTCAACTTCACTTACTTGAGATCTCTCCTTACGTCGAGATGACAAAAAACTAAACGATTTCCTCAATGAACTTCTCCACCAAACTACTTACAACTGGTTTTATTTTCTGTACTGTGCTGGCGATCGCTCAGAAACCTAAAGCAAACAAAACAGCTACCCCAACTCCTGCCCCAGCATTCACCGTTCCGGTTCGCATAGAGCAGGAACTGCTGCGCTTGTCAAATCTGTCTGCTGGCAAAGTGGGCATTTGTGCGGTGCATCTGGAAAGTGGGAAAACCATCACGCAAAATGGGAAAGATCACTTTCCGATGGCCAGTTCGTATAAAGTGGCCATTGCTACTCAATTGCTGACTCGCGTTGATAGTGGTAGCTTAAGTCTTGCCCAACTGGTACCAATTGTCAAAACGGATTTTCATCCGGGTAGCGGGATGCTGTCGGATCGGTTCAACTGGCCTAATTCGCCAAATTCCGACCTGTCACTATCGGTTAGAAGCTTGCTCGAATTGATGCTGTTGATCAGCGACAACAGCGCAACGGATCTTTGCCTGCGTCTGGCCGGTGGCCCCGCTGCGGTGAACGCCTGCCTGAAGCGACTGGGAATCGAAGGTTTACGGGTAGATCGGCCAACGGCCTGGCTCATCGCCGACTGCGTAGGTATACCGATGGATATGAGTAAGGCCTGGTCGCCCACCCGTTATGACTCGTTAGCGAAATTTAGTACGCCCTCAACGCGGGAAGCCAGTTATGTTGCTTTCGAGAATGACCTTCGGGATACATCGACCCCCGAAGCCATGACGCTGCTCTTAACCAAACTCTATACGCAGCCAGTTCTTAAACCCAATAGCAAAGCCTTGCTACTTGACATCATGAAGCGTTGCGAAACGGGACTGGCCCGCTTGAAAGGAGCCCTGCCACCCGACACCGAAGTGCTGCACAAAACGGGAACTATTGGCCTCACAGCCAGCGATGTGGGCATTATCACGCTTCCCGGTGATGCGGGCCATGTTGCGATTTCGGTCTTTGTAAAATCATCCAAAAAAGAAGGTAGCGTGCGTGAACGAACCATCGCCGAAGTCACCCGAACGATTTACGACTACTTTCTTTTTCAATGAGTTGTCCTGATACGGACTGGTGGATTTCCAGCGAGTTTCTGTTACTAGTCTATCCAATTTTCGAGCTGAATTCCGCTCATATTGGCAAAATGTCGGGTGTTCCGTGTTACGAGCGTTAGGTCATGAACAATGGCGGTTGCACCAATAAGCAAGTCAAAATCATCTACCGTCTGTCCTGCCCGCCTGAGTGCTGTTTTTTGACGAGCATATTCATGTAAAACCCTACCAATCGAGAGAATGCGTCCACCAAAAATAGCCTGAAACTCGTCAAAATTTTCTCGGTTCCGCTGTCGTCGTTCCGGTGCACTGTTTTCGATGCCGAATAGCAATTCGGCAACATTGATTTCCGAGAGAAAACAGGATCGCGTGCCGACATCGGCAATCTTCTGTTTGACTCCGAATTCGTTTTTTAGCGCATGCACGCAGATATTGGTATCAAGTAAATACCGGTTCATAATTGTATGTCGCGCGTGCCGAAGTGCCGGGTGCTCTGAATCATCGCATTCAATTCATCACCCGTTTCATCACCTTGCCAACTGACCCGCTCCAATAACCGTAGCTCCTCAGCTTCGCTCAGGCTGGTTTCTTCCACGTGAGTCTCCTGGGATCGTAACCCCAAGCGGTCAGCCAAGAGCTTAAAAACGAGCAGATCGTTTTCGCTTTGGGTTTCAATCGTGATTGTGTGCGTCATTGGATTAGCCTAAATTACCACTCAGTAAACCGAATTTCTTTTTAACCTGTTCCCGGCTCAATGTAAAGTGATTGACTATCCTGCCGGTGGAGCACGGCAACATCAATTAGTTGCTGGAGTATTTAACTAATTCACCAATACAGTCGTTTTTTTATAGTTAATATCCCTTGACTGCCTGCTTGGTGGCCCTTGTCCTGTGCTACCTGCCGGGATTATTCATTACCGCCGAAATGAGAAACAGACAGTTTGGCTAAACGTAATCCTGTTTTTGCTCTGCGGATTTGTGGTATACGGACGGGGACTCTAAAAAGCAGTAGGGCAATTCTCAGAACTGCCCCACTGCTTTTATAAACTTCTCATTACAGTCTATTAATCACAACGATCCGCGCCGAATCATATAAAATGGATTCTTGACTTTTATACGCTTATGGTCAAGTAACAGCGAAGCTGCCGTAAAGCCCATCGCTTCAAAGTCGGTCGTGATCACCGTGATGTTCAGTAGCTCCTTTAGCGTCGTTTCATTGAACGAAATAATCCCGATCTCATGCCCTAGCTCATAGTTTGCCTGACGTACCTTTTTCACTACTTCCGACAGATCCGTTTCCTCGATAACAACATAAGCCGTTCCTGCCTGAAGACTCTCATTTGTTGCATTCTCTTTAATGCAGAAGTCCTTTCGGTAATTGACGCAGAACGACCGAAATCCATGGGCAATTTCGGTTGGGTAGTTGCCATCGCTGGGTAGGATGAGCACCATCCGGCTGTATTTCATCAACAGGTCCTGGGCATTTTCCAGGGCTTCGCAAATATCTTTGTCAAAGTTTTGATAAACGCTCAGCGCCGAACCGGCCAGGCCCGATACGTCTTTATCGAGCAGCACCAACTCGTTAGTCGGGATCGAGTCAAGTACCTTCATGTAATCGGCTTTGTCCAGATCCTGAGTAAAATGGGGCATCACAACGTAGTAATTGTATTTGCCCAGATTCTTCTCAATGATTTCCTGAAAATGGCAGGCACTGTAATGATGAATCTGAAGATCGACGGTTGCCTTATCGCCGAGGGCTTTCAGGAATGAGTAATAAATGATTTTCTTGTACGAACTGAGTTTGTTAAAAATCAGCAGAATCTTCAGCTTAGGGGCGGCATTGGCCTGTACATAATAGCCCTTCCCCTGCACCGATGTAATGTATCCGTGCTCCCGAAGCTCTCGATACGCCTTCTCAACGGTATCACGCGCCAGGTAATACTCAACACTTAATTCGCTGATGGAGGGGAGTTGCTCATTATTTTTCAGTACACCCCGCTCAATGTCGGTAATTACCGACTGAACAATCTGCTTATACTTAGGCGTCTTATCTTTCGGGTTAAACTGAAGTTTATAAAGCGGAACCGACGGGCTGCAATTCACGTCAGCGAATCCGTATGTCTGCCGACGTCCCTGAACCGAAGAAGAAAGTTTCGCTATCATAATTAGTAGTGATTTCTGTATTATTTTGTGATGACCTCATCATTATTGAGGGTATCCTAGTACTAATGACCTTTATAAGTTTCTAAAAAATACTAGACATAAAGAAGAAAATATCCGATTATTTTTATGCAAACGTTACCGGTAACGTTGCCGAGACATAGGTCAATCTAGTTTTGTCACAAAAAATGGAGCCAAAAACGAAAGTAAAGGCGGATTGACAGGTAAATCGGGTAAGCGTAGATGTTTTTATTTTTTGTATTTATCAAAGTAATAAGCGCTAATCAAACAGTCTGGATAGAGCTCATTATCGCCGTAAAACTAATCAATTTACGGGCTATGACGCTTGTATCAGGTATAGGATAAGTTTAAGTTGACTTACTAGCGGCACAGATTGTGTCTCTTTTTTAGAGAGAATTAACAGGACTGATTTAACTAAAAATCTTGTTAATCCTGCAATCCTGTTTAAAAAATAAGCTTGTTCTACACTCTTTTAGTCGTTTATTAATCAGGCAATAGGAGAGTACAGGAAAGATTAGGAATAAGAAAGAACCTACTTTTGTAAGACGATCTGGTACGAACTCAGCAAGGCACATAGTTAGCCTGAATCTATATGAAAGTTGGTTTATTTATTCCCTGTTAC
Coding sequences:
- a CDS encoding S10 family peptidase is translated as MKQVSLVWLTCYLFITSSFAQKPVTAEKQPPKDEKPSSLSRTLNIDSQVVTNGQVTIKGQRVPYKATAGTIPVWDEEGKPVAGVFFTYFERSDVADRATRPLVISFNGGPGTASVWMMIGYTGPRILKVDDEGYPVQPYGIKDNPHSILDVADIVYVDPVNTGFSRPVNKDVPSAKLFFGVNADIKYLADWINTFVSRYNRWSSPKYLIGESYGTARVSGLALELQNAHWMYLNGVILVSPTGLGIERDGPAQGVLKLPYFAATAWYHKALSADLQKKDLTDFLPEVEAFAIQEYLPALALGGSLSDQKRKEIAAKVARYSGLSETAVLQQNLDIPTNFFWKELLRSKGQTVGRLDSRYLGIDSKDAGIGPEYNAELTSWLHSFTPAINLFMREELNYKTDLKYYMFGPTFPWDNTNNHTGENLRQAMAQNPYLHLLVQSGYYDGACDYFNAKYNLWQLDAGGKLKDRMEWEGYRSGHMMYLRKEDLATSNERLRKFIQKSTPKNSEPAKYSGSR
- a CDS encoding M20/M25/M40 family metallo-hydrolase, producing MKQIFLLLLMASYGVSAQSLSKPETAVIATVKKQLPETEAFLEKVVNINSGTLNKEGVRQVGKLMSDEFDKLGFKTEWVTLPDSLNRAGHLVATRQGKKGKKLFLIGHLDTVFEKSLPMEPFTRINDSTASGQGVADMKGGDVVVIAALKALHAQKLLDNTSITIYFTGDEESSGGSESRRDFIERARKCDIALAFETAQGLSSVTTGRRGSSGWTLNVKARTGHSSRIFSDLGYGAIYEAVRILNEFRRTLGQEQYLTFNPGLIVGGSEVHYDEKTAKAETIGKTNIVAGTALVKGDLRFLTETQKENARAKMREIVDKSLPLTKATISFTDGIPGMEPSAANDDLRKQVDKLSKDMGLGPVSAFDPGARGAGDVSFVAQYMPCLDGLGASGKGTHSIEETMNTKEFPLLIQRAALFIYRLTR
- a CDS encoding RidA family protein, which translates into the protein MKYLLLFLLVFSVSLSVSGQHKQIVKPRKAPAMPYPFSMGVISNGLLFVSGQVGTDPQTSKVVSGGVEAETAQTIQNIKSILEDAGASLDDVVSVTVYLSNMDDFAKMNTVYKQFFKEGAYPARTTIGVAKLVFGASVEMTMTAAMPQGKK
- the bla gene encoding class A beta-lactamase, translating into MNFSTKLLTTGFIFCTVLAIAQKPKANKTATPTPAPAFTVPVRIEQELLRLSNLSAGKVGICAVHLESGKTITQNGKDHFPMASSYKVAIATQLLTRVDSGSLSLAQLVPIVKTDFHPGSGMLSDRFNWPNSPNSDLSLSVRSLLELMLLISDNSATDLCLRLAGGPAAVNACLKRLGIEGLRVDRPTAWLIADCVGIPMDMSKAWSPTRYDSLAKFSTPSTREASYVAFENDLRDTSTPEAMTLLLTKLYTQPVLKPNSKALLLDIMKRCETGLARLKGALPPDTEVLHKTGTIGLTASDVGIITLPGDAGHVAISVFVKSSKKEGSVRERTIAEVTRTIYDYFLFQ
- a CDS encoding type II toxin-antitoxin system VapC family toxin, translating into MNRYLLDTNICVHALKNEFGVKQKIADVGTRSCFLSEINVAELLFGIENSAPERRQRNRENFDEFQAIFGGRILSIGRVLHEYARQKTALRRAGQTVDDFDLLIGATAIVHDLTLVTRNTRHFANMSGIQLENWID
- a CDS encoding GntR family transcriptional regulator is translated as MIAKLSSSVQGRRQTYGFADVNCSPSVPLYKLQFNPKDKTPKYKQIVQSVITDIERGVLKNNEQLPSISELSVEYYLARDTVEKAYRELREHGYITSVQGKGYYVQANAAPKLKILLIFNKLSSYKKIIYYSFLKALGDKATVDLQIHHYSACHFQEIIEKNLGKYNYYVVMPHFTQDLDKADYMKVLDSIPTNELVLLDKDVSGLAGSALSVYQNFDKDICEALENAQDLLMKYSRMVLILPSDGNYPTEIAHGFRSFCVNYRKDFCIKENATNESLQAGTAYVVIEETDLSEVVKKVRQANYELGHEIGIISFNETTLKELLNITVITTDFEAMGFTAASLLLDHKRIKVKNPFYMIRRGSL